The sequence GACTAAAGAAAAACGTAAGGAATCTTGTGATGTGCAGTACTGTCCACAACATAATCAAACCGAAAAAACGATTAAATCTCGATCTTcaagtagaaaaagttcaattcAATCTGGAGGAAAATCTCAATGTGATGGAATTAATGGATGTGGGACACTTTCCGATATAAGTCAAAATTTAAACCGGGAAAATTCGATACCGAAAATGAAGCACATAAAAGAAGCTTGGAATTCTGAAAAGAGTAAAAATTCTAAGTATGATATTAATCGCAACCGTCATAGTTTGGAGTCCTATGAAAAAACACCCCTAGCCCAGGGTAAGTTACAACAAAGTTCACCAAATGAATCCGAGATATCGAAACACTCTCCCAAAGAATCCTCCAAAAATAGTGAAACCACTAACACAAATACCAAACATAAACACTGTTTCTCTTGTAACGGAGTAAAAGTGTCTCaagaaagaaaacaaaaagATGAGTATAAATTCGCCTTTAAAGCAGGTAACCCAAATTCCGTTCAAAGCACTAGCTCTAATGACTCTAAGGAATTGAAAATACCGAAGATGCGTCATCCATATACAAAAAAGTCATATACTATTCCTACTTTAGCTCCCCCCTTTAGTATTTGGCGGGATGCCAACGCTACAGGTTATCCAGAACATTGGAGACTGGCAAGTGTATACCAACACGCTTACAAACCACCTGAACAGCGACGAAAACCTCTTATCGAAAgtgtatatcaataaaaaaaatacaaatggatACCTAATTGTGTACGTTTGTGATTGAgtgcaattattaaaatataaatattctatcgacaattattattattttaagtcgtAAACACCTGCGTTCTTATCAGAGGACGTTGATTCACcttttatacgttttttatcAGTACAGTAATCTAGAccataaactaatatattttgtaattaaatcaaataatcttGTCtcgaaaaatatgatataataaataaactaccaGACATGTCAAAGAAAATAGTTCCAGTTATTTTCTTGTTATTCTTTAAAAGGGTCAAATGAAGTTAAATCTACTTGAGTAATCCCTAATTATCAATTGATATAGGACCGAGCAACGTGGCGCGCTCTGGGGGAGGCATATGGCCACAGTATACAGCAGtaggctgatgatgatgatgatgatgaatttgTATCATCCCCTTTAGGAAAGATATCTGATTGATTAGCTATGTTctcttttatttaagtttatatctaTCGTATCTTCATTAAATTCTCCTACTGGAGTTAAAAATAGGACGTAAGTAttcattacaatacaaaaaataaaattaatacctcGATTACAAAgtgctttaattaattaaatacttaagcTATACAGAAGTTAGAATGTTATAACAATCATCTGATTACGGCAGAAACCGTTCATATTCCATGAAAAATGTGCACTTTCGTATCGTTTCCCATGCTTTATTGCAGTATTGGAACCATCCCTTTTCCGATAAGTTTGGTACATTCGTTATTTGATGCCTGTTTACGCCAAGTATCATCCATCGAAGACGCTTCGCTAATTCTTCAAAGGGGGGATGACCGCGGTATATGTCACGGTTTTCTAAAACaagaaatcaatatattaaaagagcACGTCGTAAATTATCATCGTACggataaaataagtattttaattgtatttttaagcaATGAGATATAAACATTCAGTAAGCGGACCGAAAAAATTATGCAACATATTACGCTACTTTATAGCCTACGTCCGAATTCATATCATATAGGAACATGTACgcccttattttttaatacttttaattaggCTTGATCCATAGGTAACtgctataaaataaactgtaatatgtaccataaacattggcattggttttatttttctttctttaaaattaacaaagatCCCTTCTTTTCCTTTCTTTAAATAACTCCTAGACTATATCTACTCCATCAACTATTATTAGTACTCTCTACTATACAAAATAGGTTACGATATAGGTTCCTATCGGGGGCAGTTTCGCCGTGGAAGTACATCTAGACCTTTTCGATGTATAAAACAACAATAGCGAAATATATAACACAGTATTAACATTGGGATCACACTAACTTGAATAAgacagttttaattaataaaaattccaaaaaattatattatatagtgacTACATGTAAGTGTTCCACTGGTGGACTAAAGCCTCACGTGGTCTCAAATGGAGCTGCCATTGCCATTTGTTTGTGGGAGATTTTCGTTGACTC comes from Vanessa tameamea isolate UH-Manoa-2023 chromosome 15, ilVanTame1 primary haplotype, whole genome shotgun sequence and encodes:
- the LOC113399665 gene encoding uncharacterized protein LOC113399665, whose amino-acid sequence is MKYNKKNGTLKLPYVNVTQNFQFAKKMHAGNLEHDPLPDTLGYRNMTKVGEHRDSDIVVKPYAIGWKGYGASGPTCCTKMRVHRPKTCDPKKNDGGAGDLKQRPATSALDLGGEYKKPMSLMDLAICWDFKADDPKREPRPPKHIDGSNGSQAPAVFTVVNTPKEEVSETILTHAYPIFNQNRNLDNVGRHSVPHFEKDMTKEKRKESCDVQYCPQHNQTEKTIKSRSSSRKSSIQSGGKSQCDGINGCGTLSDISQNLNRENSIPKMKHIKEAWNSEKSKNSKYDINRNRHSLESYEKTPLAQGKLQQSSPNESEISKHSPKESSKNSETTNTNTKHKHCFSCNGVKVSQERKQKDEYKFAFKAGNPNSVQSTSSNDSKELKIPKMRHPYTKKSYTIPTLAPPFSIWRDANATGYPEHWRLASVYQHAYKPPEQRRKPLIESVYQ